In Thermobaculum terrenum ATCC BAA-798, one genomic interval encodes:
- a CDS encoding Gfo/Idh/MocA family protein, which produces MAQKIRVGVLGLTHDHVWSNLEALAGCEEGELVAAADLHEELRERFSQRYPQAQVFDDYERMLDAVELDAVYVFSDNLESVELVELAADRGLHAMVEKPMASSLSGAARMMSAAQEAGTILMVNWPIAWSPAVQHAFNLIHQGRIGELYQVHYRSAHAGPREIGCSTYFCDWLYDPLRNGAGAYMDYCCYGAAMTCYLLGLPSRVTATMARLRKRDLAADDNAVLIMQHARAMSTAVASWTQIGHLTSYEPTFYGSEGTILVRGRQLLLADAQHDDGQEIEVPEPPEGMRNSAEFFLSHVRQRKPIEGLCSPEVGLMAQEVLEAGIISAQEGTAVSLPLPVSYLQGWV; this is translated from the coding sequence ATGGCACAGAAGATTAGGGTGGGGGTGCTCGGCCTGACGCACGACCATGTGTGGTCCAACCTCGAGGCGCTGGCGGGCTGCGAGGAGGGCGAGCTGGTGGCTGCCGCCGACCTGCACGAGGAGCTGAGGGAGAGGTTCTCCCAGCGCTATCCCCAGGCGCAGGTGTTCGACGACTACGAGCGCATGCTCGATGCCGTGGAGCTCGACGCTGTCTACGTCTTCTCCGACAACCTGGAGAGCGTGGAGCTGGTGGAGCTGGCCGCCGACAGGGGGCTGCACGCGATGGTCGAGAAGCCGATGGCCTCCAGCCTCTCAGGAGCCGCTCGCATGATGAGCGCCGCCCAGGAGGCGGGCACCATCCTGATGGTCAACTGGCCCATCGCCTGGTCGCCCGCGGTGCAGCACGCCTTCAACCTCATCCACCAGGGGCGCATCGGCGAGCTGTATCAGGTGCACTACCGCTCGGCGCACGCCGGTCCCAGGGAGATCGGCTGCTCGACCTACTTCTGCGACTGGCTGTATGACCCGCTGCGCAACGGCGCTGGCGCCTACATGGACTACTGCTGCTACGGCGCGGCCATGACCTGCTACCTGCTGGGGCTGCCCTCCCGCGTGACGGCCACGATGGCCCGCCTGCGCAAGCGCGACCTCGCGGCAGACGACAACGCCGTGCTGATCATGCAGCATGCCAGGGCGATGAGCACAGCCGTCGCCTCCTGGACCCAGATAGGGCACCTCACGAGCTACGAGCCCACCTTCTACGGCAGCGAGGGCACGATCCTGGTGAGGGGCAGGCAGCTGCTGCTGGCCGACGCTCAGCACGACGACGGCCAGGAGATCGAGGTGCCGGAGCCCCCGGAGGGGATGCGCAACAGCGCCGAGTTCTTCCTCTCGCACGTCCGCCAGCGCAAGCCCATCGAGGGCCTGTGTAGCCCCGAGGTGGGCCTCATGGCGCAGGAGGTGCTCGAGGCCGGCATCATCTCCGCCCAGGAGGGCACAGCCGTCAGCCTGCCGCTCCCCGTCAGCTACCTGCAGGGCTGGGTCTAA
- a CDS encoding DUF2089 domain-containing protein, producing MYPLITRDPVTGGELVVTRLMSPQSGIVIEGTFTLGWIGKLTPEQLEFVGVLLRHRGNVQRAAAELGIAYNTARNRLEEIASALGGPVEPAPPRVSPPERREILNRLAAGEIDYEEAMRLLGYSRGE from the coding sequence ATGTACCCTCTCATAACGCGCGACCCCGTCACCGGTGGCGAGCTGGTGGTGACCCGTCTGATGTCGCCCCAGAGCGGCATAGTCATCGAGGGGACCTTCACCCTGGGGTGGATCGGCAAGCTGACGCCCGAGCAGCTGGAGTTCGTGGGAGTGCTCCTGCGCCACAGGGGTAACGTCCAGCGTGCGGCCGCCGAGCTGGGCATCGCCTACAACACCGCACGCAACCGCTTGGAGGAGATAGCCTCCGCACTGGGAGGCCCGGTCGAGCCGGCGCCCCCGCGGGTCTCGCCCCCCGAGCGACGGGAGATCCTCAACCGGCTGGCCGCCGGCGAGATCGACTACGAAGAGGCGATGCGCCTGTTGGGCTACTCCAGAGGCGAATAG
- a CDS encoding FAD-binding oxidoreductase has translation MSEATLTDDIDLLRSQVSEVILPGEPAYDAARATWNLSVDQHPAVVVVTRSPEEVSAAVRFAELKNLGVAVQATGHGTKLPADNALLLITAMRGVRVDPETHTAWVGAGTKWKAVLEEAQKHGLAPLLGSSSDVGAVGFTLGGGMGWLARKYGLACDSVLSFEMVDITGRIMQLSPGSNPALFWAMRGGGGAGLGVVTSMEIQLYPVSTVYAGNLLYPPEMAHEVMARWAEWVQDVPEELTSAVVIMNFPPLPIVPPELQGKSFVMVRGCYCGDVGRGEELIDSWRAWRRPLMDFFHDMPFVQSDMISQDPVDPIPVGITGAWMREITHEAIDAIIRYTLPQGGPPTLLFAEIRHAGGAISRVGADEAAFSHRHHPFSLEMVGIIPTPEAHEHFLEHTEGLRAEIAPCLPGDVYINFLEGEEARRRTPSAFSNESYQRLKRLKAAMDPENTFRYGLDIPPLI, from the coding sequence ATGTCAGAAGCAACATTGACCGACGATATCGATCTGCTGCGCTCGCAGGTGAGCGAGGTCATCCTGCCTGGAGAGCCGGCGTATGATGCCGCAAGGGCGACCTGGAACCTGTCGGTGGACCAGCATCCCGCGGTGGTCGTGGTGACACGCTCGCCGGAGGAGGTTTCTGCAGCAGTGCGCTTTGCGGAGCTGAAGAACCTGGGGGTGGCGGTGCAGGCCACGGGCCACGGCACGAAGCTGCCCGCCGATAATGCCCTGCTGCTCATCACCGCGATGCGGGGCGTGAGGGTGGATCCTGAGACCCACACGGCTTGGGTGGGAGCCGGCACCAAGTGGAAGGCGGTGCTGGAGGAGGCGCAGAAGCACGGCCTCGCGCCGCTGTTGGGGTCGTCCTCCGACGTGGGAGCGGTGGGCTTCACGCTGGGCGGCGGCATGGGGTGGCTGGCCCGCAAGTACGGGCTCGCCTGCGATTCGGTCCTCTCGTTCGAGATGGTCGACATCACCGGCCGCATCATGCAGCTGAGCCCAGGCTCGAACCCTGCGCTCTTCTGGGCCATGCGCGGTGGGGGAGGGGCCGGCCTGGGGGTGGTAACTTCCATGGAGATCCAGCTGTACCCCGTGAGCACGGTGTACGCAGGCAACCTGCTCTACCCGCCCGAGATGGCGCACGAGGTGATGGCTCGCTGGGCCGAATGGGTCCAGGATGTGCCCGAGGAGCTGACCTCGGCGGTCGTCATCATGAACTTCCCACCGCTGCCGATAGTGCCTCCCGAGCTGCAGGGCAAATCGTTCGTGATGGTGCGCGGCTGCTACTGTGGCGACGTGGGCCGCGGCGAGGAGCTGATAGACTCCTGGCGTGCGTGGCGGCGCCCCCTCATGGATTTCTTCCACGACATGCCCTTCGTCCAGTCGGACATGATCAGCCAGGACCCAGTGGACCCGATACCTGTCGGCATCACGGGCGCCTGGATGAGGGAGATCACGCATGAGGCGATCGACGCGATAATCCGCTACACCCTGCCACAGGGTGGCCCGCCCACGCTGCTCTTTGCGGAGATCAGGCATGCGGGCGGGGCGATCAGCAGGGTGGGGGCCGACGAGGCGGCGTTCAGCCATCGCCACCACCCCTTTAGCCTCGAGATGGTGGGGATCATTCCTACCCCAGAGGCGCATGAGCACTTCCTGGAGCACACCGAGGGCCTGAGGGCCGAGATCGCCCCGTGCCTCCCCGGCGACGTGTACATCAACTTCCTCGAGGGTGAGGAGGCCAGACGGCGCACGCCGAGCGCTTTCTCGAACGAGTCCTACCAGCGGCTCAAACGGCTGAAGGCTGCCATGGACCCAGAGAACACCTTCCGGTATGGGCTGGACATTCCTCCACTCATCTAG
- a CDS encoding SHOCT-like domain-containing protein: protein MPAARITITESILHGGKKMNEERRQVLRMLAEGRISPEQAEQLLEALEEGERAAPTPRPEPPGFQQERIGGIDLDKLIEMKAVGITPEYIQEIRALLGNVSLDKITEMRAVGVSPDFVREVTAIVGKLPVDKLVEMRAVGLTPDLLRQWRQGGFDLSGEQGEQSSPEPTFNWDWGRLRPPRRAEESGE from the coding sequence TTGCCGGCAGCCAGGATCACCATCACCGAGAGCATATTACATGGAGGCAAGAAGATGAACGAGGAAAGAAGGCAGGTACTGAGGATGCTTGCCGAGGGCAGGATCAGCCCCGAACAGGCGGAGCAGCTGCTCGAGGCGCTCGAAGAGGGCGAGCGGGCGGCTCCCACACCGCGGCCCGAGCCTCCGGGCTTCCAGCAGGAGCGCATCGGTGGCATCGACCTCGACAAGCTGATCGAGATGAAGGCCGTGGGCATCACGCCCGAGTACATCCAGGAGATACGGGCCCTGCTGGGCAACGTCTCGCTCGACAAGATCACCGAGATGCGGGCAGTGGGGGTCTCCCCGGACTTCGTGCGAGAGGTGACGGCGATCGTGGGGAAGCTCCCCGTCGACAAGCTGGTCGAGATGCGGGCTGTGGGCCTCACGCCCGACCTCCTGCGACAATGGAGACAGGGAGGGTTCGACCTCTCTGGAGAGCAGGGGGAGCAATCGTCCCCTGAGCCGACCTTCAACTGGGATTGGGGACGCCTGCGGCCCCCGCGCCGAGCGGAGGAGTCCGGTGAGTAA
- a CDS encoding Gfo/Idh/MocA family protein, which produces MERKPLKLGILGAGMIATFDHGVIPNLKYIPEKVEPVAVADPVVEKAEEASKRFGIPHVFASLDEMLEKVDLDAVVNLTPIPVHGETSRKIVEAGKHLATEKPIATTMEDADAIIEIAASRGVTVVCSPPDMLYPHYREVRRLVQEGTIGKVAFARVRSSHGGPGSSWWPGDPSWFYQKGSGPLFDMGVYGIHEITGILGPATRVFAFSGITEPYRIVRGGPFAGKQIEVTADDNTLIMLDFGQSTFAFVDATFNVNAAKSPKLEIFGRQGTIQIADHRAIREGAPPVEVFRTDAVPGLGGWIVPESWGLQMEGERQNRLGRAILVDHLVDCVWEGKKPVLSAEHARHALEIMIKCLESARQGKVLDLTTSF; this is translated from the coding sequence ATGGAACGCAAGCCTTTGAAGTTGGGCATACTTGGCGCTGGCATGATCGCCACCTTCGATCACGGGGTCATCCCCAACCTGAAGTACATCCCTGAGAAGGTCGAGCCCGTGGCCGTGGCCGACCCAGTGGTGGAGAAGGCCGAGGAGGCCAGCAAGCGCTTCGGCATCCCGCATGTGTTCGCAAGCCTCGACGAGATGCTGGAGAAGGTCGACCTGGATGCCGTGGTGAACCTCACGCCGATACCTGTCCACGGCGAGACCTCGCGCAAGATCGTGGAGGCGGGCAAGCACCTGGCGACCGAGAAGCCGATCGCGACCACCATGGAGGACGCCGACGCGATCATCGAGATAGCTGCCTCCAGGGGCGTCACCGTCGTGTGCTCGCCGCCCGACATGCTCTATCCCCACTACAGGGAGGTGCGCAGGCTGGTGCAGGAGGGCACCATCGGCAAGGTGGCGTTCGCCCGGGTACGCTCCTCGCATGGCGGCCCCGGCTCCAGCTGGTGGCCGGGAGACCCCAGCTGGTTCTACCAGAAAGGGTCCGGCCCACTCTTCGACATGGGAGTGTACGGCATCCACGAGATCACGGGCATACTCGGTCCCGCCACCAGGGTGTTTGCCTTCTCGGGCATCACCGAGCCGTACCGGATAGTGCGCGGGGGGCCGTTCGCCGGCAAGCAGATCGAGGTCACAGCCGATGACAACACCCTCATCATGCTGGACTTTGGGCAGTCCACCTTCGCCTTCGTCGACGCCACCTTCAACGTCAACGCCGCCAAGTCGCCCAAACTGGAGATCTTCGGTCGCCAGGGGACGATCCAGATCGCCGACCACCGCGCCATCCGGGAGGGAGCCCCGCCGGTGGAAGTATTCCGTACCGATGCCGTGCCCGGGCTGGGAGGCTGGATCGTGCCCGAGTCCTGGGGACTGCAGATGGAGGGCGAGCGACAGAACAGGCTGGGCAGGGCCATCCTGGTGGACCACCTGGTGGACTGCGTGTGGGAGGGCAAGAAGCCCGTGCTTAGCGCCGAGCATGCCAGGCACGCGCTGGAGATCATGATCAAGTGCCTGGAGTCCGCGCGCCAGGGCAAAGTCCTCGACCTGACCACGTCGTTCTAG